A genomic region of Pseudomonas migulae contains the following coding sequences:
- a CDS encoding DUF3617 domain-containing protein: MNVRLLGLAVAFGLALPVAAQAQMLQPGLWELTSSNMKVDDQNLPDLQLILGQIQSQITPEQRAQLEKQGITMGGKGIRACLTPEQVKNDNIPLTDPQSGCKQEITERTGNQWKFRFSCPKAQGAGVATFLSDREFTTKVNGTFNATGIQQKGSLDTRAVWLGQDCGTVKPRA, translated from the coding sequence ATGAACGTTCGTCTGCTGGGTTTGGCCGTGGCTTTTGGTTTGGCTCTTCCTGTGGCCGCTCAGGCACAGATGCTGCAACCTGGCTTGTGGGAATTGACCTCGAGCAACATGAAGGTCGATGACCAGAACCTGCCGGATCTGCAATTGATCCTCGGTCAGATTCAGAGTCAGATCACCCCTGAACAGCGGGCGCAGCTGGAGAAGCAGGGCATCACGATGGGCGGCAAGGGGATTCGCGCCTGCCTGACGCCGGAGCAAGTGAAGAACGACAATATCCCGCTGACGGATCCGCAATCGGGTTGCAAACAGGAAATCACCGAGCGCACCGGCAACCAGTGGAAATTCCGCTTCAGCTGCCCGAAAGCGCAAGGGGCGGGTGTGGCAACGTTCTTGAGTGATCGCGAATTCACCACCAAGGTGAACGGCACATTCAACGCTACCGGCATTCAGCAGAAGGGTAGCCTTGATACTCGCGCGGTCTGGTTGGGGCAGGATTGCGGGACTGTTAAGCCAAGAGCCTAA
- a CDS encoding cation-translocating P-type ATPase — protein MTAQTAAAPSLLSSAEQRSAARQLTLAMLALGLLALGLIWRWWSPEQTGVSQLLLGFASLLVAVPVMRSAWYSLRYPSLHGITDQLIALAMLGAWATGDLLTAALLPIIMIFGHVLEERSVIGSQEAIHALGKLTRSHARKVQADGSIVEVDNGTLKAGDHVEVRAGDRVPADGRVLSGQASLDTASITGESVPVEAGVGMSVFGGAINLDGLLRIEVTRTGSESTLGKVIALMQSAERSKPPITRLLERYAGSYMVLVLLLAAVTWFITNDAQAMLAVLVAACPCALVLSAPATAIAGVAVAARHGILIRSSAFLEELADLTSLVVDKTGTLTFGTLRLQSIDSPLEDRSHVLKLAASLGSASSHPVSRALAGLVTQEHFLLLSNIHERQGLGVVAMTEQGEAALGRPELFAQLGIPTSAVPEHDGPIAGLALDGEFLAWLLLADSVKPEARFALNELRELGLGRQLLLTGDRQSVANTLAGDVGIVDVEAQALPEDKLNRVLKEIDSGFRPMVVGDGINDSLALKAGVVGVAMGAGGADIALASADIVLIGSDLRRLGTCVRLSRQCRNTLQVNVIIGLGWTLAIVAFAAFGWLGAAGAMIAALLHNLSTLLVLGNAGRLLRFQEPLLKLKDDI, from the coding sequence ATGACCGCCCAAACCGCCGCCGCACCTAGCCTGTTGTCCTCGGCCGAACAACGCAGCGCCGCCCGCCAGTTGACCCTGGCCATGCTTGCATTGGGTTTGTTGGCGCTGGGTTTGATCTGGCGCTGGTGGTCGCCGGAGCAAACCGGTGTCAGTCAATTGCTGTTGGGTTTTGCCTCATTGCTGGTGGCCGTGCCGGTGATGCGTTCGGCCTGGTACAGCTTGCGTTATCCAAGCTTGCACGGGATCACGGACCAATTGATCGCCCTGGCCATGCTTGGCGCTTGGGCGACCGGCGATCTGCTGACCGCTGCGTTGCTGCCGATCATCATGATCTTCGGCCATGTGCTGGAAGAGCGCAGCGTGATCGGTTCACAGGAAGCGATTCACGCGCTCGGCAAACTGACGCGCAGCCATGCGCGCAAAGTTCAGGCAGACGGCTCCATCGTCGAAGTCGACAACGGCACACTCAAGGCCGGTGACCATGTGGAAGTTCGCGCCGGCGACCGAGTGCCGGCCGATGGCCGCGTGCTCTCCGGTCAGGCAAGTCTCGACACGGCTTCGATCACTGGTGAGTCGGTGCCCGTGGAGGCGGGTGTCGGCATGTCTGTGTTCGGTGGGGCGATCAACCTCGACGGCCTGCTGCGTATCGAAGTGACGCGTACGGGCAGCGAATCCACCCTCGGAAAAGTCATCGCGCTGATGCAAAGCGCCGAGCGCTCCAAACCGCCGATCACCCGACTGCTCGAACGCTACGCTGGCAGCTACATGGTGTTGGTGCTGTTGCTGGCCGCCGTCACCTGGTTCATCACCAACGATGCGCAGGCGATGCTCGCGGTGTTGGTGGCGGCCTGTCCGTGTGCGTTGGTGTTGTCGGCACCGGCCACGGCGATTGCCGGGGTGGCGGTTGCCGCTCGCCACGGGATTCTGATTCGCAGTTCGGCGTTTCTCGAAGAGCTGGCGGACCTCACGTCGCTGGTGGTCGACAAGACCGGGACGCTGACTTTCGGCACCTTGCGCCTGCAATCCATCGACAGTCCGCTGGAAGATCGCAGTCACGTATTGAAACTCGCTGCCAGCCTTGGTTCCGCCAGCAGTCACCCGGTCAGCCGCGCGCTCGCCGGGTTGGTCACTCAGGAACATTTTCTGTTGCTCTCGAACATTCACGAAAGGCAGGGGCTGGGCGTGGTAGCGATGACGGAGCAGGGCGAAGCGGCGCTCGGCCGTCCGGAGTTGTTTGCTCAATTGGGTATTCCCACGTCAGCCGTTCCTGAACACGATGGCCCGATTGCCGGTCTGGCGCTTGATGGTGAATTCCTCGCCTGGCTGTTGCTGGCCGACAGCGTCAAACCCGAAGCGCGGTTTGCCTTGAACGAGTTGCGAGAACTCGGATTGGGCCGGCAGCTATTGCTCACCGGTGATCGCCAGAGCGTCGCGAATACCTTGGCGGGGGACGTCGGGATCGTCGATGTCGAAGCCCAGGCGTTGCCCGAGGACAAACTCAATCGCGTGCTCAAGGAGATCGACAGCGGCTTCCGGCCGATGGTGGTCGGTGACGGCATCAATGATTCGCTGGCTCTGAAGGCAGGCGTAGTCGGCGTTGCCATGGGCGCGGGCGGTGCGGACATCGCGTTGGCGTCCGCCGACATCGTGCTGATCGGCAGTGATCTGCGTCGGCTCGGCACCTGTGTACGTTTGAGTCGTCAGTGCCGGAACACGTTGCAGGTCAACGTAATCATCGGTCTGGGCTGGACGCTGGCAATAGTGGCCTTCGCAGCATTCGGCTGGCTCGGCGCGGCGGGCGCGATGATCGCGGCGTTGCTGCATAACCTGAGTACGTTGCTGGTGCTGGGTAACGCGGGGCGGTTGCTGCGCTTTCAGGAGCCATTGCTCAAGCTGAAGGACGATATTTGA
- the cfaB gene encoding C17 cyclopropane fatty acid synthase CfaB, which produces MLAQLPPALQNLQLPLRLRLWDGHEFNLGPTPSVTIVVKDPQMVTQFTHPSLDALGAAFVEGKLELEGSISDVIRVCDEWSQALLGDLDSQPVRTVHDKETDAKAISYHYDLSNAFYQLWLDSDMAYSCAYFETGSETLEQAQQAKFRHLCRKLRLQPGEYLLDVGCGWGGLARYAAREFGAKVFGITLSKEQLALARERVTAEGLDDQVELQLLDYRDLPQDGRFDKVVSVGMFEHVGHANLAEYCKTLFGAVKEGGLVMNHGITAKHTDGRPVGRGAGDFIEKYVFPNGELPHLSMISAEISEAGLEIVDVESLRLHYARTLDHWSERLEDNLEAAGKLVPEQALRIWRLYLAGCAYAFAKGWINLHQILAVKAHPDGSHELPWTRDDIYNP; this is translated from the coding sequence ATGCTCGCGCAACTTCCACCGGCCTTACAGAATCTGCAGCTACCGTTACGCCTGCGACTCTGGGACGGCCACGAGTTTAATCTGGGGCCGACGCCCAGTGTCACGATTGTGGTCAAGGACCCACAAATGGTTACCCAGTTCACTCATCCAAGCCTGGACGCGCTCGGAGCGGCGTTTGTCGAGGGCAAGCTCGAGCTCGAAGGCTCCATCAGCGACGTGATCCGCGTCTGCGATGAATGGAGCCAGGCGTTGCTGGGGGACCTGGACAGCCAGCCCGTGCGCACCGTCCACGACAAGGAAACCGACGCCAAGGCGATTTCCTATCACTACGACCTTTCCAACGCGTTTTATCAGCTGTGGCTCGACAGTGACATGGCGTATTCCTGCGCCTATTTCGAGACCGGCAGTGAAACGCTGGAACAGGCCCAGCAAGCCAAATTCCGTCATCTGTGTCGTAAGTTGCGCCTGCAACCCGGCGAATATCTGCTGGATGTCGGTTGCGGTTGGGGCGGATTGGCGCGTTATGCGGCCCGGGAGTTTGGCGCGAAAGTGTTCGGGATCACGCTCAGCAAAGAGCAACTGGCGCTGGCTCGGGAACGGGTGACCGCTGAAGGCCTGGACGATCAGGTTGAACTGCAACTGCTCGATTACCGCGATCTGCCTCAGGACGGGCGCTTCGACAAGGTGGTGAGTGTCGGCATGTTCGAACACGTCGGCCACGCGAATCTGGCCGAGTACTGCAAGACCTTGTTCGGCGCGGTGAAAGAGGGCGGTCTGGTGATGAACCACGGGATCACCGCCAAGCACACCGACGGCCGTCCGGTGGGGCGCGGTGCCGGGGATTTCATCGAGAAGTACGTGTTCCCCAATGGCGAGCTGCCGCACCTGTCGATGATTTCTGCCGAGATCAGCGAAGCAGGGCTGGAGATCGTCGATGTCGAGAGCCTGCGCCTGCATTACGCGCGCACCCTCGATCACTGGAGCGAACGTCTGGAGGACAACCTGGAAGCCGCCGGCAAGCTCGTGCCTGAGCAGGCGTTGCGCATCTGGCGGCTGTACCTGGCGGGATGTGCTTATGCGTTCGCCAAGGGCTGGATCAACCTGCACCAGATCCTCGCGGTGAAAGCGCACCCCGATGGCAGCCATGAACTGCCTTGGACCCGCGACGACATCTACAACCCTTAA
- a CDS encoding His/Gly/Thr/Pro-type tRNA ligase C-terminal domain-containing protein, protein MIHISLSDGSLREYDQPLSVYEFAASIGPGLAKAAVAGRVDGVLVDCEFMIEADARVSIVTPQEPDGLEILRRSCALVLAMAVKQLYPKAHLQAGSALGDGFFHEFELERHLDLVDLAAIEARMKTLATTNHSIRRRRPTAPAGQLSSYLLGDFECVSTGPHVPATRVLQAFALDHISGTSPQRIYGTCWSCQEELDNWRAPPHVMIVSMDDRQAEYAQSVTEALRRSGVRARADLRNEKVRHKIREHSQQVPYLVVIGEKEKEGGFVSVRSRTGEDFGRMAVDAVCNWLRSIGIAGV, encoded by the coding sequence ATGATTCACATCAGCCTGAGCGATGGTTCATTGCGAGAATACGACCAGCCGTTGTCGGTGTATGAATTCGCCGCGAGCATCGGTCCCGGGCTGGCCAAGGCGGCTGTCGCGGGGCGGGTTGACGGCGTTCTGGTGGATTGTGAATTCATGATCGAGGCGGACGCCCGGGTCAGCATCGTCACGCCGCAAGAGCCAGACGGGCTGGAGATTCTTCGCCGGTCCTGCGCGCTGGTGTTGGCGATGGCGGTGAAGCAGCTTTATCCAAAAGCACATTTGCAGGCGGGATCGGCGTTGGGTGATGGCTTCTTCCATGAGTTCGAGTTAGAGCGTCATTTGGACCTGGTCGACCTTGCCGCCATCGAAGCCCGCATGAAGACTCTGGCGACTACCAATCATTCGATTCGCCGCCGCAGGCCAACGGCGCCTGCAGGACAGTTGTCGTCTTACCTTTTGGGGGACTTCGAGTGTGTGTCGACGGGTCCGCATGTTCCCGCTACCCGAGTGTTGCAGGCCTTCGCGCTTGATCACATCAGCGGCACTTCACCACAGCGGATCTACGGCACCTGCTGGTCTTGCCAGGAAGAGCTGGATAACTGGCGGGCACCGCCGCACGTGATGATCGTCAGCATGGATGATCGTCAGGCGGAATACGCACAGTCGGTGACTGAAGCATTACGCCGAAGCGGTGTACGCGCTCGCGCCGATCTGCGAAACGAGAAAGTCCGCCACAAGATTCGCGAGCACAGTCAGCAAGTGCCGTATCTGGTGGTGATCGGGGAGAAAGAAAAAGAAGGCGGGTTTGTCAGTGTGCGCAGTCGCACCGGGGAGGATTTTGGCCGGATGGCGGTTGATGCGGTTTGTAATTGGCTGAGGTCAATAGGGATTGCGGGCGTCTGA
- a CDS encoding DapH/DapD/GlmU-related protein: MIRKNPSGDLPLIAESAYVDKTAIICGKVVIGENVFVGPYAVIRADEVDASGAMEPITIGANSNIQDGVVIHSKSGAAVTIGEFSSIAHRSIVHGPCTVGDRVFIGFNSVLFNCAVGDGCVVRHNSVVDGRDLPTDFYVPSTTRIGPNTDLSQFPPVSVSASEFSEDVARTNVDLVRGYKALQNEF; the protein is encoded by the coding sequence ATGATCCGCAAGAACCCTTCAGGCGATTTGCCGCTGATTGCCGAGTCTGCGTACGTGGATAAAACCGCGATCATCTGCGGGAAAGTGGTGATCGGCGAGAACGTTTTCGTCGGCCCCTACGCCGTGATCCGCGCCGATGAAGTGGATGCTTCCGGCGCGATGGAGCCAATCACCATCGGCGCTAATTCGAACATCCAGGATGGCGTGGTGATTCACTCCAAGTCCGGCGCAGCGGTGACCATCGGCGAGTTCAGTTCGATCGCCCACCGTTCCATCGTTCATGGTCCGTGCACGGTCGGCGACCGGGTGTTCATCGGCTTCAACAGCGTGCTGTTCAACTGCGCAGTCGGTGACGGCTGCGTGGTGCGGCACAACTCGGTGGTCGACGGTCGCGACTTGCCCACGGATTTCTACGTGCCCTCCACCACCCGTATCGGGCCCAACACCGACCTGTCGCAGTTCCCGCCGGTCAGCGTCAGCGCCTCGGAATTTTCCGAGGACGTGGCTCGCACCAACGTCGATCTGGTGCGTGGCTACAAAGCCCTGCAAAACGAGTTCTGA
- the hflK gene encoding protease modulator HflK has protein sequence MSLVPRGTNELSSPWIQAGRLAFLALYAVTVLAALAWAFSNVRQIDPQNRAVVLHFGALDRIQNAGLLLAWPRPFEQVILLPAADRVIERRVDNLLRSDVALQADRVATFATPLSDALAGSGYLLTGDAGVVQLDVRVFYKVTEPYAFVLQGEHVLPALDRLVTRSAVALTAARDLDTILVARPELIGAGSQAAERRERLRGDLVQGINQRLADLTTTGQGLGIEVARVDVQSSLPGPAVNAFNAVLTASQQADKAVANARTEAEKLTQTANEQADRTLQVAHAQASERLAKASADTATVLSLAKAQQQGTDPQMLLRLYRERMPKILGQAGSVTTVNPKDDSRLIIQGAAQ, from the coding sequence ATGAGTTTGGTTCCACGTGGAACAAATGAGTTAAGCAGCCCCTGGATTCAGGCCGGGAGATTGGCTTTTCTCGCCCTGTACGCAGTGACCGTGCTGGCTGCATTGGCCTGGGCCTTTTCCAATGTTCGGCAAATCGATCCGCAGAATCGCGCGGTGGTGTTGCACTTTGGCGCGCTGGATCGCATTCAGAATGCCGGTCTGCTGTTGGCGTGGCCGCGACCGTTCGAGCAGGTGATTCTGTTGCCAGCGGCCGATCGGGTGATTGAGCGTCGGGTCGATAATCTGCTGCGCAGCGATGTCGCGTTACAGGCCGACCGAGTCGCCACCTTCGCCACGCCGCTCAGTGATGCGCTCGCGGGATCCGGTTATTTGCTGACCGGAGACGCCGGCGTGGTGCAACTGGATGTGCGGGTCTTTTATAAAGTCACCGAACCCTATGCGTTCGTGCTTCAAGGTGAACATGTGCTGCCGGCACTCGATCGCCTTGTGACTCGCAGTGCGGTGGCGCTAACGGCCGCTCGTGATCTGGACACCATTCTGGTGGCGCGACCGGAACTGATTGGCGCGGGTAGCCAAGCGGCCGAAAGACGTGAGCGCCTGCGCGGTGATCTGGTGCAAGGCATCAATCAGCGACTCGCTGACCTCACGACCACCGGCCAGGGCCTGGGCATCGAAGTGGCGCGCGTCGATGTGCAATCGAGTCTGCCGGGGCCGGCGGTCAACGCTTTCAACGCGGTGCTGACGGCAAGTCAGCAAGCCGATAAAGCCGTGGCAAACGCACGCACCGAAGCCGAGAAACTGACGCAAACCGCCAATGAACAAGCCGACCGTACGTTGCAGGTCGCTCACGCTCAAGCGAGTGAACGGCTGGCCAAAGCTTCCGCTGACACGGCCACCGTGCTGAGTCTGGCCAAGGCACAACAGCAGGGCACCGACCCGCAAATGCTGCTGCGCCTCTACCGTGAACGCATGCCGAAAATTCTCGGTCAGGCCGGCTCGGTGACCACGGTCAATCCAAAAGACGATTCCCGCCTGATCATTCAGGGAGCTGCACAATGA
- a CDS encoding dihydroorotase has product MSSVLIRNARLVNEGREFDGDLLVSHGRIVKIARSIEGENAAVEIDADGQWLLPGMIDDQVHFRDPGAPDKGSFYTESRAAVAGGITSFMDMPNTNPATLNLATLAEKKRRAAINSVANYGFHFGVSNDNLDTVAALNPCEVAGVKVFMGASTGNMLVDDPRVLERLFAEVPTILLAHCEHTPSIDANAANMRELFGEHIGAAAHPVIRNAEACFRSSSMAVDLARRHGTRLHVLHLTTARELALFEDKPLSQKHISAEVCLHHLLFDDRDYADLGNQIKCNPAIKTQADRDALRNALLSDRLDVIGSDHAPHTWAEKQRAYSQAPSGLPLVQHALPALLELVADDVLPITVLVAKTSHRVADLFALPDRGYLREGYWADLVLIKPEPDGVAVSQQPILSQCGWTPFARRRFRHSVSTTLVSGQIAWRDKCLNDNCQGLPLRFMR; this is encoded by the coding sequence ATGAGCAGCGTCCTGATTCGTAACGCCCGGCTGGTAAATGAAGGTCGTGAATTCGACGGTGATCTGCTGGTCAGCCATGGCCGCATCGTGAAAATCGCCCGCAGCATTGAAGGCGAAAATGCGGCCGTGGAAATCGATGCTGACGGCCAGTGGCTGTTGCCCGGCATGATCGACGATCAGGTGCACTTCCGCGATCCCGGCGCGCCCGACAAGGGCAGTTTCTACACCGAATCCCGAGCTGCGGTGGCCGGCGGCATCACCAGTTTCATGGACATGCCCAACACAAATCCGGCGACATTGAATCTCGCCACGCTCGCCGAAAAGAAGCGTCGAGCGGCAATCAATTCAGTGGCCAACTACGGCTTTCACTTCGGCGTGAGCAACGACAATCTCGACACGGTCGCCGCACTCAATCCCTGCGAAGTGGCCGGCGTAAAAGTGTTCATGGGCGCGTCCACGGGCAACATGCTGGTGGACGATCCAAGGGTTCTCGAGCGGCTATTCGCCGAGGTGCCGACGATTCTGCTGGCCCACTGTGAACACACGCCCAGCATCGACGCCAACGCCGCGAACATGCGAGAACTGTTTGGCGAACACATTGGCGCCGCCGCACACCCGGTCATCCGCAATGCCGAGGCCTGCTTTCGCTCGTCCTCAATGGCGGTGGACCTGGCCAGGCGTCACGGCACGCGACTTCACGTTCTGCACCTGACCACCGCACGGGAACTGGCATTGTTCGAAGACAAACCGCTGTCGCAGAAACACATCAGCGCCGAGGTCTGCCTGCACCACTTGCTCTTCGATGATCGCGATTACGCGGACCTCGGCAACCAGATCAAATGCAACCCGGCGATCAAGACTCAGGCTGACCGTGATGCCCTTCGCAACGCCTTGCTGAGCGATCGACTGGACGTCATCGGCAGTGATCATGCGCCGCACACCTGGGCCGAAAAGCAACGTGCCTACAGTCAGGCGCCGTCCGGTCTGCCGCTGGTGCAACACGCCCTCCCCGCGTTGCTGGAGTTGGTGGCAGACGACGTGTTGCCGATCACTGTACTCGTGGCCAAGACCAGCCACCGTGTCGCTGATCTGTTTGCTCTTCCCGACCGTGGCTATTTGCGCGAAGGTTATTGGGCAGACCTGGTGCTGATCAAACCCGAGCCCGACGGCGTTGCCGTCTCCCAGCAGCCGATCCTGTCTCAATGCGGCTGGACGCCTTTTGCCCGACGCCGCTTTCGCCACAGCGTCAGCACCACGCTGGTGTCCGGACAAATCGCATGGCGCGACAAATGTCTTAATGACAACTGCCAGGGTTTACCTCTACGGTTTATGCGCTAG
- the cls gene encoding cardiolipin synthase gives MDYFGPHVFGYLIALLHSLGLIAAIHAVLTVRTAQGSIAWALSLLFIPYLTLIPYLVFGRSTFDGYIKARRQANEEMRKAISELNWRPWVEEALTARASNAYASLRAMPKLGRMPCLANNEVRLLINGPATFEAIFEAISHAKEAVLIQFFIIHDDRLGQRLQTLLLKKAAEGVAVFLLYDRIGSHSLPHSYVQPLRDAGVEVKAFATRSGWLNRFQVNFRNHRKIVVVDGVLGFVGGHNVGDEYMGEKPPLAPWRDTHVRVRGPVVACMQESFAEDWFWAARSLPPLILPDVYPEDGVLCQLLASGPADSYETCSLFFVEAIHAATERVWITSPYFIPDEAVFAALRLAVLRGVDVRILLPSRPDHRIVYAASSLYAFEAVRAGVRVFRYEPGFLHQKVVLIDSEISAIGSANLDNRSFRLNFEVMLLTVDSVFAGEVEQMLNADFTQAHEVAKEESRETHRLQQVGMRIARLISPIL, from the coding sequence ATGGATTATTTTGGACCGCATGTTTTCGGTTATCTGATCGCACTGTTGCACTCGCTAGGGCTGATCGCCGCCATCCATGCCGTATTGACCGTTCGGACCGCCCAGGGCTCGATCGCCTGGGCCCTGTCGTTGCTGTTCATTCCCTACCTCACGCTTATCCCGTACCTGGTCTTCGGCCGCAGTACGTTCGATGGTTATATCAAGGCGCGGCGGCAGGCCAACGAGGAAATGCGCAAGGCCATCTCCGAGCTGAACTGGCGGCCGTGGGTCGAAGAAGCCCTGACCGCACGCGCCTCCAACGCTTACGCCTCATTGAGGGCAATGCCGAAGCTGGGACGCATGCCGTGCCTGGCAAACAATGAGGTCCGCCTGCTGATCAATGGCCCGGCCACTTTCGAGGCGATTTTCGAAGCCATCAGCCACGCCAAAGAAGCCGTGCTGATCCAGTTCTTTATCATCCACGACGACCGTCTCGGCCAGCGCCTGCAAACCCTGCTGTTGAAAAAAGCCGCGGAAGGCGTCGCCGTATTCCTGCTGTACGACCGCATCGGCAGCCACTCCCTGCCCCACAGTTACGTGCAACCGTTGCGCGATGCCGGTGTCGAGGTCAAAGCATTCGCGACGCGTAGCGGCTGGCTCAATCGCTTCCAGGTCAACTTTCGTAACCACCGCAAGATCGTCGTGGTCGACGGTGTGCTCGGCTTCGTCGGCGGCCACAACGTCGGCGACGAATACATGGGCGAGAAACCCCCTCTGGCACCGTGGCGCGATACCCACGTTCGCGTGCGCGGGCCGGTGGTGGCCTGCATGCAGGAGTCTTTCGCCGAAGACTGGTTCTGGGCGGCGCGGTCGTTGCCGCCGTTGATACTGCCGGACGTGTATCCGGAAGACGGTGTGCTCTGCCAATTGCTTGCCAGCGGCCCAGCCGATTCCTACGAAACCTGTTCACTATTCTTTGTCGAAGCCATCCACGCGGCCACGGAACGAGTGTGGATCACCAGCCCCTATTTCATCCCTGACGAAGCGGTGTTCGCGGCGTTACGGCTGGCAGTGCTGCGGGGTGTCGATGTGCGCATTCTGCTGCCGTCGCGGCCCGACCATCGAATCGTCTATGCCGCCTCCAGCCTGTACGCCTTCGAAGCGGTACGCGCCGGCGTGCGGGTGTTCCGCTACGAACCCGGTTTCCTGCATCAGAAAGTGGTGTTGATCGACAGCGAAATCAGCGCCATCGGCAGCGCCAATCTGGACAACCGTTCGTTCCGGCTGAATTTCGAAGTGATGTTGCTGACGGTCGACAGCGTGTTCGCCGGCGAAGTGGAACAGATGCTCAACGCCGATTTCACGCAGGCCCATGAAGTCGCCAAAGAAGAAAGCCGGGAGACCCACCGCCTGCAACAGGTCGGCATGCGGATCGCCCGGCTTATTTCTCCGATACTTTAA
- the hflC gene encoding protease modulator HflC yields MSQSHTHDHADHAGHDHDHGGHHHGHHHHHHGDPQEAGPFPWRRMGWAALLVAFAIAAASLVQVRSGEATVITRFGNPSRVLLEPGLGWRWPAPFEAAIPVDLRLRTTSSGLQDVGTRDGLRIIVQAYVAWQVQGDPDNVQRFMRAVQNQPDEAARQIRTFVGSALETTASSFDLANLVNTDANQVHIADFEAQLRQQIDQQLLTTYGVRVLQVGIERLTLPSVTLTATVDRMRAERETIATERTAIGKREAAQIRSAAERDARIVQADATVKSADIEAQSRVEAAQIYGRAYAGSPQLYNLLRSLDTLGTIVTAGTKLILRTDAAPFRVLVDGPPTLDNKSGSQP; encoded by the coding sequence ATGAGCCAGTCACACACTCACGATCATGCCGACCACGCCGGGCATGATCACGACCATGGCGGGCACCACCACGGGCATCACCATCATCACCACGGCGATCCACAGGAAGCCGGGCCCTTCCCGTGGCGGCGCATGGGTTGGGCGGCGTTGCTGGTGGCGTTTGCCATTGCGGCGGCGAGCCTGGTGCAAGTGCGTTCCGGCGAGGCCACGGTCATCACGCGCTTCGGCAATCCTTCGCGGGTGTTGCTGGAGCCGGGGCTGGGCTGGCGTTGGCCCGCCCCTTTTGAAGCGGCGATTCCTGTCGACTTGCGTCTGCGCACGACGTCCAGTGGTTTGCAGGATGTGGGCACGCGCGACGGTTTGCGCATCATCGTGCAGGCGTACGTGGCGTGGCAGGTTCAAGGTGATCCGGACAATGTGCAGCGCTTCATGCGTGCCGTGCAGAACCAGCCGGACGAAGCGGCGCGGCAGATTCGCACCTTCGTTGGCTCGGCGCTGGAAACTACGGCCAGCAGTTTTGACCTGGCCAATCTGGTAAACACCGATGCCAACCAAGTGCACATTGCTGACTTTGAAGCGCAACTGCGCCAGCAAATCGATCAGCAGTTGCTGACCACGTATGGTGTTCGTGTGCTGCAAGTCGGCATCGAACGTTTGACCTTGCCGTCGGTAACCCTGACCGCCACCGTCGATCGCATGCGTGCCGAGCGTGAAACAATCGCCACCGAACGCACAGCGATCGGCAAACGCGAAGCGGCGCAAATCCGCTCCGCCGCCGAGCGGGATGCGCGAATCGTGCAGGCCGATGCCACGGTTAAATCCGCCGACATTGAAGCCCAGTCCCGCGTTGAAGCCGCGCAGATTTATGGCCGAGCCTACGCCGGTTCACCACAGCTCTATAACTTGCTGCGCTCTCTCGACACCTTGGGCACCATCGTTACGGCCGGAACCAAACTGATTTTGCGCACTGACGCTGCGCCGTTTCGAGTACTGGTTGACGGTCCGCCGACGCTCGATAACAAATCCGGATCGCAACCATGA